DNA sequence from the Excalfactoria chinensis isolate bCotChi1 chromosome 2, bCotChi1.hap2, whole genome shotgun sequence genome:
TTGTGCAGCTTCCTGATGAATTCCCCTACTGTCTACCCTACTCAGAGACTCTACCCAAGTGATTTCAGGGTCTTTGGAGTCAAGCTGGGGAATTAGGGAGAAGTTTGGTAGTCAGCTATATGGAATAAGTGTCTTTATGCTGGGATGTGTGTGTGGGTGGAGAGAAATATTTGCATCTTATTTGCATTACGGGTcttactgtttattttactgAGATTGAAATCTGAGCCCTATGTAAGTATACAGTCCTATATCCTCTATTGACAAAATATGTAAGCAACGAGGGAGAATAAATGTCAACCTTGATTTGCAGAGAGGAATAAGGTTTTCCAGCTCGTGGAAATTTGCCACGTTTTCTGCTGTAGAAAAAACACAATTTATTGGAATAGTTATTTCTGTCGCATTGTGGCCTAAGAATACCTTTCTGCTGTTTACCTTGGCTCACTTTCTAGAACAGTGATTTTTGCAAATTTCCAAGTGTTAATAAGGCCCAAGGGACAGAGAGATTGTCTTCAGCACCAAAATCAAGAGCACCTTAACTCAAGTTCGATAATGTAGGCAGTAAAAAACCAAAGTTTTGGGTGTCTTATGGGTGAATTCACACAGCTAAGAATTAAATGTAATACTCTTAATTGGTGTTTTAACACAGATTTGAAGACACTGAAGTTCCACCCAGAGACCCTTAGGGTGAGGACTGACAACTTCAGGCCATGGAGGTCTCAGTTAACAGGACCAACAAGTGCTAGTGCTTATGGACTAGTTTGGCTGTAGTCTTATTTTTCGTGTCCTCAGCAACTAGAAAAGGAGAATCCAAGCCTTGGGACATCCCTGTAGACTCCTACAGTAGGTTGTGACCTTCCCTGCTCCTTGCATCATATCAAACCCAGTGTCTTTGTCTCACTGTGCTGTATTTTGAGTGCAGGGCAGGAACTTCTATGCACAAATGCTTGCACCTGTGTGCATGTGTTGGGTTTAAATGTGCAAGTGTGCAGAGAGCAGAGTGAGTTGAGTCTGAGTCTTGCAAATCCATAGTTTTGCATGATGTGCATTTGAGGGGCAATGGAAAGCAAGTGGTAATTTTGCTACTAGGAGTAACAACATTTTGTCATCATCTTTCATATTCCAACTTCTCgtgtctcctcctgcagcaAAAGCCCTATATTGCTACACCTGTGAGTGGGAACAAAGCAACTGGAGCTGTCTGAAGGCTAAGAAGTGCTCAGACGAGGATGAGTACTGTGTGACGAACGTTGCTGCTGTAGGAATAGGTGTGTGCTGTCAGTGCACAGGGACTCAGGAATGCAATGTGGGGTTTTGGCTAGATTTATATGATTGCCCTTTGGGAATGGGTGAATTGAGGAATCATGGGGAAGGCATATCATGAGGAACATATGGAAGGCAGAGATTTCGATAGCCCAATCTGGCACTGCTGTAGTTAGCAGAGTTTGAAAAATTCCTTCCCAACACAGCTTGggatcttccttcttgttttatgCCTGCATGGAAGAGGATACTGAAATAGGTCTAGTGagatgcagaaggaaataaaacctggCAAAATGCTTTCAATCCAGGCAAGAACATTCCTTCATGGAGCTTCATAGAGCTGGATTCAATATTccttgtggatcccttccaCCTCAGGATATTATATGATTCCATGTATATCACCGTTGTACACCTAACAAAGTCTCAACATGAGGATCTATGCTGGGAAGTGCTGGATGCCCATCAGAGATATTAAATGGTCCTGGCAATCGTTGAGTGGGTGAGATTGGGAGGGTTCTTACTGACCATGCTGGTCCTCAGAACAGAAGGACATATTATTTCCTCTTCTAGAAGACTGAAGAGGTCTTGGGAAGTCCACATCACTAACACTGctctcccctttctcctttGATCAAGGTTCTTTGTCTTTCTGGAAGAGGATCACCAAGAAGTGCTCCAAGACCTGTCCATACCACAACTTCAGCATGGGCCTGGCTACCTACACCTCATTCTGCTGCCAGACCTTCTTGTGCAACCTGCCTGCCTGCCCAGGACCTAGGCTTGCTCGACCATAAGATGCTGGGGTTCCTGAATCAGTGTCCTTCACTTGCTCAGAGAAAAGGAATCCTGAAGGCCTGAAGAACATGGTCAGATTTCCCCAGAAGGGTATGTCAGGGGGAAGTCTTTCAATGAGAGTGTGATGtagtactggaacaggttgcccagagaggttgtggtgCCCTGTCTCTGGatgtgatcatagaatcatagaatctcaaggttggaaaggacctacaagatcatctagtccaactgtcctcccattaccattgctaccacagcACTGAGACCAagttggatggggacctgggaaacctgatctagtggttgaCAAACTTGCCTGCGGCAGTGGGGTTTcaacttgatgatccttgaggacccttccaacccaagccctTCTATGACtctgactctatgattctatgactctatgattctatgactctttgactctatgattctatgattctatgatatggaCACCATGCATGCATGCTAAGTAGATAAAATATTAAGGTTTCTGCCTCCTGCCTTGTCTTGCCTCTCCGTCTGGAGCTTCTCACTTGCTTCTGATGCCCGAGTTCCATCACCCCAGCAACTTGATAGAGAAGTAACCATGCTATGTCCTCTGCAGCTTGGAGGAGGGAGATGCTGCTTCTGCATGGTCTGTGACTCTCTAGAGGGGTTTCTCCTGCAGTCCTGCCTTGTCTTGGGTGCAGCTGGGTGTcacacagcaaagagcagcttTCCAGCACTTGGAATAGAGGGTAGACCAGAAATAAGTACCTCTTGATGCCAATTCAAGGTCAACTGTACAAACTCACATCATGtctgctggggaagggaaatAGTATAAAATCCTGATCTTGTAATGGATCCCAACCACAGATTTTCTCCCTTGCCCCCTCTGTACAGCCTCTTGCTCCTGGTTCCCAGCTAGTGGCAGTGACATCCCTATGCTACCATGCCATTAGCAGTTGACATTCTTGTTGCTGTTGGCTCTGTTCATGATACCACActtttataaaaaacaaaatgcagtctTTGTCTCTGCCTTCACTTCCATGGGCTCTCATTGGCCATCCTCTTTGTGTTGCCTTGCTTACAGCTGCTGTTTGAGCCAAGTGAATCAATTTCCCTGGATCTACCTCTTGGCAATGCATCGTCCTACAGTGAGTCATTCATTTGCCCATTCCTCAGACATCCCTCAGAGCAACTGCAGGGTAATGAAAAGTATTTGCAGCCTTTGGGTCAATCTGGGGAGGAACATTTAGAGAGGTTTATGAGAGAAGATTACAGATTTTTGAGTATTTCATGTAGATGTTTCCAGAagctgcagagaatggagggtaaaaggaagctgaaaaaatgaataatgacAATGAGAGCTCAGGGATTCTTCGTTGCCAGAGGTGTTGCTGAGTGCCTTTCCCTCCTTCCAAGAAGCACTTTTTGGAGGAGAATGGAAATGCATGAACTTGGGTAAGTTGAGAGGGTTGAAGAGTTCTTCTCAGGTCTGAGGCTGTGATTTGGATGCTGAACCTTTACACCAACTCCCatgagcaaaacagagcacatcTGCAGCCCAGGACTCGCTTCACAATCAACTCTCTGAGCTTTCAAATCTGCAAAGCGCTGCTCAGCCAAAGGAtgatgctctgtgctgtgtggtgcttCCAACCCAATGCTGGTAAACAAGGGGACAAAAGGGGCTTTGAGCCCTGCCCAGTGCATCTCCCTGGGGCCAGTGCCATGGCCTCTTCGGATGAATg
Encoded proteins:
- the LOC140247957 gene encoding lymphocyte antigen 6E-like, with amino-acid sequence MKASLLALLALFLCAYQAKALYCYTCEWEQSNWSCLKAKKCSDEDEYCVTNVAAVGIGSLSFWKRITKKCSKTCPYHNFSMGLATYTSFCCQTFLCNLPACPGPRLARP